Proteins found in one Triticum urartu cultivar G1812 chromosome 4, Tu2.1, whole genome shotgun sequence genomic segment:
- the LOC125550115 gene encoding putative disease resistance protein RGA1, with protein MQAALGPAATLLGKVFTMLSAVPVAAYVDSLKLGHNSEHIKDKLLQTQGLLHNAQAQGSHLGDNPALQRLLEKLSRDADQAEDLLDEVHYFQIHDKLHGTTYATTQEAGHQALHAGSAIRHLFRCFSCSPTPKSKSDGSDDDAAAVAGAPRHVTNTLGTLLHCFSCSPCTPKSKRNGGIDAAAAAAASADGGDAAAVSVAGVTNSNSASADDGDTLHFDRVSMSRKIKSLLQGMQSHCDSVSNLLGNIPTSSNTTVTVVQDRPQTASMIIQDTLYGRKGIFEETVSRITAATNIVSVLPIVGPGGIGKTTFTTHLYNDARTQEHFQVRVWVCVSTDFDVLKLTREILGCIPATEEERNSGVANETTNLDQLQKSIAQRIKSKRFLLVLDDIWKCDSQDQWKTLLAPFTEGEAKGSMVLVTTRFPKIADMVKTVDPLELRGLEPNDFFTFFEACIFGADNKPEHYEDEFAGIARKIANKLKGSPLAAKTVGRLLHKHLSREHWNGVLEKHQWLKQQKNDDIMPSLKISYDCLPFVLKKCFSYFGLFPEDHRFTSSEINHFWVAIGIIDSNHQADRNYLEELMDNGFLMKEPVDNGHRYCYVMHDLMHELSKIVSAQECLNISDLDFRADAIPQSVRHLSINIEDRYDANFEEEMCKLGERIEIANLQTLMIFREYEERIAKILKDSFKEINCLRVLFVVVKSAQSFPYRFSKLIHLQYLKINSSHREMSLPRTLSRFYHLKFLDLDGWHGRSYLPQDFSNLENLHDFHGRSELHSNIRNVGKMKHLQELKDFHVKKESMGFELTELGALSELEGGLIIRGLEHVANKEEAVAAKLLLKRNLKELKLFWGRDQPTTDADILDALQPHSNLRVLTIANHGGTVGPSWLCIDIWFTSLETLTLEGVSWSTLPPFGKLPNLKELYLIKVSGMHQFGLQCGGAPGKCFMRLKRVGLHDLPDLAEWVVEPNCHSFPSIEEIDCFSCPNLRVMPLSEVSCTNLRSLHVSGCPKMSLPSMPHTSTLTDLHVGIGDSERLRYHGKKLVVSGYGGALASHNLDKVEDMIVTRCDGLFPEDLDGSFVFRSVKNLTLHVSRLTSSKSSSSKVLNCFPALSVLHIDHCEEECVMQFPSSSSLQELTFRDCRRLVLVPVEKENGGGIQEDNSLLQSLTIFNCGRFFCRWPMGKGESETICPFPASLRELDVDYEPSMKSMALLSNLTSLTTLSLRKCSNLTVDGFNPLIAVNLTKLQVFECNTLAADMLSEVASQRAKLLPAGYISRLEVLIMEDICGLLVAPICNLLAPALHTLVFGSDGRMESFTEEQEKALQLLTSLQHLAFSKCGVLQSLPQGLHPFLLSRSYVSLGVQISDRCPRRASRFR; from the coding sequence ATGCAGGCGGCTCTCGGCCCGGCGGCCACGCTCCTCGGCAAGGTGTTCACGATGCTGTCCGCCGTCCCGGTGGCGGCGTACGTGGACAGCCTCAAGCTCGGCCACAACTCGGAGCATATCAAGGACAAGCTGCTGCAGACGCAAGGCCTGCTGCACAACGCCCAGGCCCAGGGGAGCCACCTCGGCGACAACCCTGCCCTGCAGCGCTTGCTGGAGAAGCTGAGCAGGGACGCCGACCAGGCAGAGGACCTGTTGGATGAGGTCCACTACTTCCAGATCCATGACAAGCTCCATGGCACCACCTACGCCACCACCCAAGAGGCCGGCCATCAAGCTCTCCACGCCGGTAGTGCTATTCGCCACTTGTTCCGGTGTTTTTCTTGCTCGCCTACACCCAAGAGCAAGAGCGATGGTAGTGATGATGATGCTGCTGCTGTTGCCGGTGCACCACGCCACGTCACCAACACCCTAGGCACCTTGCTCCACTGCTTTTCTTGCTCCCCCTGTACACCCAAGAGCAAGAGGAATGGTGGGattgatgctgctgctgctgctgctgctagtGCTGATGGTGGTGATGCTGCTGCTGTTTCTGTTGCCGGCGTCACCAACTCCAATTCTGCTAGTGCTGATGATGGTGACACGCTGCATTTCGACAGAGTGTCCATGTCCAGAAAAATCAAGTCCCTATTACAGGGCATGCAGTCACACTGTGATTCCGTCTCCAATTTGCTCGGCAATATCCCAACCAGCAGCAACACGACAGTGACAGTCGTCCAAGACCGGCCTCAGACTGCTTCCATGATTATACAAGATACATTGTATGGCAGGAAAGGCATTTTTGAGGAAACTGTCAGTCGTATCACCGCTGCCACAAACATTGTTTCTGTACTTCCTATAGTTGGTCCTGGGGGTATTGGGAAGACAACTTTCACCACTCACCTCTACAATGATGCAAGGACTCAAGAACACTTCCAAGTCAGGGTCTGGGTATGTGTATCCACTGATTTCGATGTGCTTAAGCTCACCAGGGAGATCCTTGGCTGCATACCTGCAACTGAAGAAGAAAGAAACAGCGGTGTTGCAAATGAAACAACCAATTTAGACCAGCTTCAGAAATCCATAGCACAACGTATCAAGTCCAAGAGGTTTCTGCTTGTCTTGGATGATATATGGAAATGTGACAGTCAGGACCAGTGGAAAACCCTGTTAGCTCCGTTCACAGAGGGGGAAGCCAAAGGAAGCATGGTACTTGTCACTACTCGATTCCCAAAGATAGCAGACATGGTGAAAACAGTTGATCCACTGGAGCTGCGAGGTTTGGAGCCTAATGACTTCTTCACATTCTTTGAAGCATGTATATTTGGTGCAGACAACAAGCCCGAGCATTATGAAGATGAGTTTGCTGGTATTGCACGAAAAATTGCAAACAAGCTAAAGGGTTCCCCGTTGGCAGCCAAAACAGTTGGTAGACTATTGCATAAGCACCTTTCTCGGGAACATTGGAATGGAGTTCTTGAAAAGCATCAGTGGCTAAAGCAGCAAAAGAATGACGATATCATGCCATCTTTGAAGATTAGCTACGATTGCCTCCCTTTTGTTCTGAAGAAATGCTTTTCCTATTTTGGCCTTTTCCCTGAAGATCATAGGTTTACTTCTTCAGAAATCAATCATTTCTGGGTTGCAATAGGCATCATAGACTCTAATCACCAAGCTGATAGGAACTACTTGGAAGAACTAATGGACAATGGTTTTCTCATGAAGGAACCAGTGGACAATGGTCATCGGTACTGCTATGTAATGCATGATTTAATGCATGAGCTATCTAAGATTGTTTCTGCACAAGAATGCCTCAATATAAGTGACTTAGATTTCAGAGCTGATGCCATCCCACAATCTGTTCGCCACTTATCTATCAACATAGAAGACAGATATGATGCAAATTTTGAGGAAGAAATGTGTAAACTGGGGGAGAGGATAGAGATTGCTAATCTACAGACTTTGATGATTTTTAGAGAATATGAAGAAAGAATCGCCAAGATTTTGAAAGATAGCTTCAAGGAAATAAACTGTCTGCGTGTTCTGTTTGTAGTGGTGAAGTCTGCACAATCTTTTCCATATAGGTTTTCAAAACTTATCCACCTCCAGTACCTCAAAATTAATTCATCTCACAGGGAAATGAGTTTACCTCGTACACTATCAAGATTTTATCACTTGAAATTCTTGGACCTAGATGGTTGGCATGGTCGTTCTTATTTGCCTCAAGACTTCAGCAACCTTGAGAATTTACATGATTTCCATGGTAGAAGTGAACTCCACTCCAACATTCGCAATGTCGGAAAGATGAAGCATCTGCAGGAGCTAAAAGATTTCCATGTCAAGAAGGAGAGCATGGGATTTGAACTCACAGAACTTGGGGCATTGTCAGAGCTTGAAGGAGGACTGATTATACGTGGTCTTGAACACGTGGCAAACAAGGAGGAAGCCGTTGCAGCAAAACTGTTATTGAAAAGGAATCTGAAGGAGTTGAAATTATTCTGGGGCAGAGACCAACCAACTACAGATGCTGATATTCTTGATGCTCTTCAACCACACTCTAATCTTAGAGTACTTACAATTGCAAATCATGGTGGTACCGTTGGTCCTAGCTGGTTGTGTATTGACATCTGGTTCACAAGTTTAGAGACTCTCACTCTAGAAGGTGTATCTTGGAGCACCCTCCCACCTTTTGGGAAGCTACCAAATCTCAAGGAACTCTATTTGATTAAAGTTTCTGGAATGCATCAGTTTGGGCTTCAATGTGGTGGCGCTCCAGGAAAATGTTTTATGCGCTTGAAGAGAGTTGGGTTGCATGATTTGCCAGACCTTGCTGAATGGGTTGTGGAACCTAATTGCCATTCCTTTCCAAGTATTGAAGAAATAGATTGCTTCAGTTGTCCCAATCTCCGTGTGATGCCCTTGTCGGAGGTATCTTGCACCAATTTGCGCAGCCTTCATGTTTCTGGGTGCCCCAAGATGTCTCTGCCCTCCATGCCTCACACCTCCACACTGACAGATCTGCATGTTGGAATAGGTGATTCAGAAAGGTTGCGTTATCATGGAAAGAAATTGGTTGTTAGTGGGTATGGCGGTGCTTTGGCCTCCCACAATCTGGATAAAGTAGAAGATATGATTGTCACAAGATGCGACGGTTTGTTCCCTGAAGATTTGGATGGCAGTTTTGTCTTCCGTTCAGTTAAGAATCTCACATTACATGTATCTCGTCTTACCAGCAGCAAATCATCATCGTCAAAAGTGTTAAACTGTTTCCCAGCTCTTTCTGTGTTGCACATAGATCACTGTGAGGAGGAATGTGTAATGCAGTTCCCATCATCCAGCTCACTGCAGGAACTTACCTTCCGGGACTGTAGGAGGCTGGTTCTTGTGCCTGTGGAGAAGGAGAATGGAGGCGGAATTCAGGAGGACAACTCATTGCTCCAATCATTAACAATATTCAATTGTGGTCGATTTTTCTGTCGGTGGCCCATGGGAAAGGGAGAATCAGAGACCATTTGCCCTTTCCCTGCTTCCCTGAGGGAACTTGATGTTGACTATGAGCCAAGCATGAAGTCAATGGCTCTGCTCTCAAACCTCACGTCTCTCACCACTCTAAGCCTAAGAAAGTGCAGTAATTTAACAGTGGACGGATTCAATCCTCTCATCGCAGTCAACCTCACCAAGCTGCAAGTGTTTGAGTGCAACACCTTAGCAGCAGATATGCTCTCCGAGGTGGCCTCTCAGAGGGCCAAATTATTGCCTGCAGGTTACATCTCTAGATTGGAGGTACTCATCATGGAAGACATCTGTGGATTGCTTGTTGCTCCTATTTGCAATCTCCTCGCCCCAGCCCTCCACACACTTGTATTTGGTTCTGATGGGAGGATGGAAAGCTTCACGGAAGAGCAGGAGAAAGCGCTGCAGCTCCTCACCTCCCTCCAGCATCTAGCATTTTCCAAATGCGGGGTTCTGCAGTCCCTTCCTCAAGGGTTACATCCCTTTCTTCTCTCAAGGAGTTATGTGTCATTGGGTGTCCAAATATCCGATCGCTGCCCAAGGAGGGCCTCCCGCTTTCGCTGA